The Ictalurus furcatus strain D&B chromosome 5, Billie_1.0, whole genome shotgun sequence genome includes a region encoding these proteins:
- the ccdc157 gene encoding coiled-coil domain-containing protein 157 codes for MSHLLGAGDCVESLRRDVIDLQGALVEVFSRTGPVRFRSWKFPDKESCDLDLVQLLEQYDYVEGEEEFNQHSHVVLLELVIDRLLLLLQSFNAYTEQMLGSKRAGDCGKAGGSVCVGLVVKRYWSNLIHFSSQQRQQRMSSASRTEPSPSSSSSSTHTDPRISSSTSQRSAPPSSPSHSLHTSLPPQPCRSVSSQTLDSALVPCDACAGAQATLQDSAHAVASLCQALGLSCSLWSFLQAVEETLQLGRLSACDLALWAREQHRDLGRIQEHVTHVQEKVDSLTRTLQEAEEERDKLRAQLQREKEENRREREERRRREEEDRREREERRRREEEEDRREREERRRREEEWERTLQEEKRRRDEELKTLQEEMRRGAAALEVKISELKGESELQRETRQCLESERDSLLDEVHRLRLEEVRWKETEEKKRNLELELGDTQKLLDKERAKYHSTQRQHEAMVLKQQALLERVDALVQQCEDVQSRLEECEDEKAELTDTLAHTTQESNTLQEQLTQQESELLSLKEDREQQRVRVRELEECVSRLTEDLQQAEERERILVAFPELNRQHTTPQSTGDVLCDMEQQLKVNSIRIRVLEQENASLNKTLERLKHTRTITPSQQSAGDRTPCPASGSSEVYRRERAKEKQIISSPSFSALHHQTVRLSLVPDAGETYTKLRQTVRARSAGMNRRRK; via the exons ATGAGTCATCTTTTAGGAGCCGGGGACTGCGTGGAGAGTCTGCGCAGAGATGTAATAGATTTACAAGGCGCGCTGGTGGAGGTGTTCTCGCGCACCGGACCGGTCCGTTTCCGGTCGTGGAAGTTCCCGGATAAAGAGTCGTGTGATTTGGACCTGGTGCAGCTGCTGGAGCAGTATGACTACgtggagggagaggaggagtttaACCAGCACTCACACGTTGTGCTGTTAGAGCTGGTGATTGACAG actgCTGCTCCTGCTACAGAGTTTTAACGCCTACACTGAGCAGATGTTAGGAAGCAAGAGAGCAGGGGATTGTGGGAAGGCTGGAGGATCGGTGTGTGTGGGCCTGGTGGTGAAACGCTACTGGAGCAATTTAATCCACTTCAGCAGCCAGCAGAGACAACAG aGAATGAGCAGCGCGTCCAGGACGGAACCTTCCCCCTCATCCTCCAGCAGCAGCACGCACACTGACCCCCGGATCTCCAGCTCTACGTCCCAGCGCTCGGCCCCGCCCTCATCCCCGTCCCACAGCCTCCACACTTCCCTTCCGCCTCAGCCGTGTCGCAGCGTGAGCTCTCAGACGCTGGATTCGGCCCTGGTACCATGTGACGCCTGTGCCGGAGCCCAGGCAACGCTGCAGGACAGCGCTCACGCCGTGGCGTCTCTGTGCCAGGCTCTGGgcctctcctgctctctctggAGCTTCCTGCAGGCCGTGGAAGAAACGCTGCAGCTCGGACGCCTCTCCGCCTGCGACCTGGCTCTCTGGGCCCGCGAGCAGCACCGGGATCTGGGACGCATCCAGGAACACGTCACTCAC GTTCAGGAGAAGGTGGATTCGCTCACACGCACGCTGCAGGAAgcagaagaggagagagacaagCTGAGAGCacagctgcagagagagaaggaggagaacaggagagagagagaggagaggaggaggagagaggaggaggacaggagagagagggaggagaggaggaggagagaggaggaggaggacaggagagagagggaggagaggaggaggagagaggaggagtggGAGAGAACGCTGCAGGAGGAGAAGCGCAGACGAGACGAGGAGCTGAAGACACTGCAGGAGGAGATGAGGCGAG GAGCTGCGGCTTTAGAAGTGAAAATCTCCGAACTGAAAGGAGAATCTGAGCTGCAGAGAGAAACACGGCAGTGTCTCG agAGTGAGAGGGATTCCCTGCTGGATGAAGTGCACCGGCTTCGTCTGGAGGAAGTGAGATGGAAGGAGacggaggagaagaagagaaatcTGGAGTTGGAGCTCGGTGACACACAGAAACTTCTGGATAAGGAGAGAGCTAAATATCACAGCACTCAGCGCCAAcacgag gcgaTGGTGCTGAAGCAGCAGGCCCTGCTGGAGCGTGTAGACGCGTTGGTGCAGCAGTGTGAGGATGTGCAGTCTCGTCTGGAAGAGTGTGAGGATGAGAAAGCCGAGCTCACtgacacactcgcacacaccaCACAGGAGAGCAACACACTGCAGGAACAACTCACACAGCAGGAG TCTGAGCTCCTGTCTCTGAAAGAGGACCGAGAGCAGCAGCGTGTGCGAGTCCGGGAGCTGGAGGAGTGTGTGTCCAGACTGACTGAGGATTTACAACAggctgaggagagagagaggatcctGGTGGCTTTTCCTGAACTTAATCGCCAACACACTACACcacaga gTACAGGTGATGTGCTGTGTGATATGGAGCAGCAGTTGAAGGTGAACTCCATCAGGATCAGGGTTCTCGAGCAGGAGAACGCGTCTCTGAATAAAACCCTGGAGAGACTTAAACACACTCGGACCATCACACCGAGTCAGCAGAGTGCGGGAGATCGGACACCGTGTCCAGCCTCGGGAAGCTCAGAAGTGTACAGgagagaaagagcaaaagaaaagcagatcatatcttctccttctttctctgctCTTCATCATCAGACGGTCCGTCTGTCTCTCGTTCCAGACGCGGGGGAAACGTACACGAAACTGCGCCAGACTGTACGCGCACGCTCCGCTGGGATGAACCGCAGGAGGAAGTGA